Proteins encoded within one genomic window of Pleurocapsa minor HA4230-MV1:
- a CDS encoding photosystem II q(b) protein, translating into MTTTLQQSQSQNSWERFCQWVTSTNNRIYVGWFGVLMIPTLLAATTCFLIAFVAAPPVDIDGIREPVAGSLIYGNNIISGAVVPSSNAIGLHFYPIWEAASLDEWLYNGGPYQLIIFHFLIGVFSYLGR; encoded by the coding sequence ATGACAACTACACTACAACAAAGCCAATCCCAGAATAGCTGGGAACGCTTCTGTCAGTGGGTAACAAGCACCAACAACCGTATCTATGTCGGTTGGTTCGGCGTCTTGATGATCCCCACCCTCCTAGCAGCAACAACTTGTTTCCTCATCGCTTTCGTCGCAGCACCTCCTGTAGACATCGATGGAATCCGTGAGCCTGTAGCAGGTTCATTGATCTACGGCAACAACATCATCTCTGGAGCAGTAGTACCAAGCTCGAACGCAATCGGTCTACACTTCTACCCAATTTGGGAAGCAGCATCCTTAGACGAGTGGTTATACAACGGTGGCCCTTACCAGTTGATTATTTTCCACTTCTTGATCGGTGTATTCTCATACCTCGGTCGTC